The Bacteroidota bacterium genome contains a region encoding:
- a CDS encoding sulfatase: MHKTKRYTWQISAVLVGLLILIVTGFRPWASENAEQPNVVIIFTDDLGYGDLGAYGHPTIQTPHLDRMAQEGMKFTQFYSAASVCTPSRAALLTGRLPIRSGMASNERRVLFPDSKYGIPAEEITLAEALKAQGYATAAVGKWHLGHLAPYLPTNNGFDSYYGIPYSNDMDRVVGGEWRSIFWEPEPEFWNVPLMRDEEIIERPADQYTITRRYTEEAVKFIEANKSSPFFLYLAHSLPHTPLFTDEAFADVSRRGLYGDVIEEIDWSVGQVLDALRDEGLAERTLVFFTSDNGPWLIFDTHGGSSGLLRGGKGMTWEGGMREPGIAWWPGTVPANSVQMEVTSTMDLYPTALAMAGATLADDRIYDGKNLLPMLKGEEPGAVRDTYFYYRGARIFAVRKGPWKAHFMTQWAYKSDNEYTEHDPPLLFHLDHDPSEKYNIAEKHPEVIADIKAAVAAHQEAMVARPDQLVARIGEE, from the coding sequence ATGCACAAAACCAAACGCTATACCTGGCAAATTAGCGCCGTTCTTGTTGGCTTGCTGATCCTGATTGTCACAGGGTTCAGGCCCTGGGCATCTGAAAATGCAGAACAACCGAATGTAGTTATCATCTTCACTGACGATCTTGGCTACGGTGACCTGGGCGCCTACGGACACCCAACAATCCAGACACCCCATCTCGATCGGATGGCACAGGAAGGCATGAAATTTACCCAGTTTTATTCAGCCGCTTCCGTATGTACCCCCAGCCGGGCTGCGTTGCTGACGGGCCGGCTTCCTATCCGCAGTGGTATGGCGAGCAACGAGCGCCGCGTCCTCTTTCCTGATTCGAAGTACGGCATTCCTGCAGAAGAAATCACCCTGGCCGAGGCGTTGAAAGCGCAGGGCTATGCAACTGCTGCGGTTGGCAAATGGCATCTCGGCCACCTGGCGCCCTATCTACCCACAAATAACGGCTTTGACAGCTACTATGGCATTCCTTATTCGAATGACATGGACCGCGTGGTAGGTGGTGAATGGCGTTCTATTTTCTGGGAGCCAGAGCCGGAGTTTTGGAATGTACCGCTTATGCGTGATGAAGAAATTATCGAACGGCCGGCTGATCAGTACACCATAACGCGCCGCTATACGGAGGAAGCCGTGAAATTTATCGAGGCGAATAAGTCGTCACCCTTCTTTCTCTACCTTGCGCACAGCCTGCCGCATACACCGTTATTTACGGATGAAGCTTTTGCTGATGTTAGTCGCCGCGGGTTGTATGGAGATGTAATTGAAGAAATCGACTGGAGCGTGGGGCAGGTGCTCGATGCCCTACGCGATGAAGGGCTAGCGGAACGTACCCTTGTCTTTTTTACGAGCGACAACGGACCCTGGCTCATATTTGATACCCATGGTGGATCATCCGGATTGCTACGCGGAGGCAAAGGGATGACCTGGGAAGGCGGCATGCGCGAACCCGGAATTGCATGGTGGCCGGGCACAGTACCGGCAAACAGTGTGCAAATGGAAGTAACCAGTACGATGGACCTGTATCCAACTGCACTCGCTATGGCCGGCGCAACCCTGGCAGACGACCGCATTTATGACGGTAAAAACCTCTTGCCTATGCTCAAAGGAGAGGAGCCTGGCGCTGTGAGGGATACGTATTTTTATTACCGGGGTGCCCGAATTTTTGCTGTCCGTAAAGGTCCCTGGAAGGCGCACTTCATGACGCAGTGGGCATACAAATCGGACAATGAATACACCGAACACGATCCGCCACTGTTGTTTCACCTGGACCATGACCCGTCGGAGAAATACAACATTGCCGAAAAGCATCCCGAGGTAATTGCTGACATCAAAGCGGCTGTTGCTGCTCATCAGGAAGCCATGGTTGCGCGCCCGGATCAGCTTGTGGCCCGTATTGGAGAGGAGTGA